The proteins below are encoded in one region of Aquisphaera giovannonii:
- a CDS encoding YncE family protein: MISSPCVRPAGLQVPSAGPPSSRDVRPRRRPGHAPAWRPPAAALLAWALGLHAVGCDSRDRPQEAANRTEARQPAPPAPVASRPPDPPKPGPGAQTYEHQGVRVAFELLPARGAESAEEGLREGRDAVFRFTITGDADGVGVAKSHPAAWLVPRVEGEGREALDAARMIARFLRGDRFSRPSLDLNVFYALTMNDDATVTVVDPFFGFGNTKLLTMVRLKGNAADWVLSGDGSRLYVSCPSANQVAVVDTATWSEVAAIDGLDRPTRLALQPDGHYLWAALDDPARPGIAAISTEGPRLAGRIATGRGAHELAFDGGGRHVFVTNGGDGTVSVVDVARLARVADLPTGPAPRSIAWSGASQMVYVADSQDGSVTILSPEDLKVVGRAVAEPGITQLRFSPDGTVGLAVNPGACAVHVLDAAAGRFVQRAGTDKNPDQVVFAGTLAYVRHLDSPIVQIIPLGGLGEEGRPVSVIDFPAGQKAPSARKVEPSLAASIAPVPGDDAVLVANPSDRTIYYYKQGMSAPMGSFSNYGRMPRATLTLDRSLRERSPGVYETVGRLGLAGEYNLAFLLDSPRITHYFAVKVLPDPTRRKRAGADLVVKALEAPAATAGTPVEIRFRITDRATGSPAGRLGDVTVLSMAPGGAQRRLPAAASGHDPGVYSVRWIPPRPGTHYLYAQSASGGLDVNRHWFLTVEAKESR; this comes from the coding sequence ATGATAAGCTCTCCATGCGTCCGGCCGGCCGGGCTCCAGGTCCCCTCGGCCGGCCCGCCTTCGTCCCGGGACGTCCGACCCCGCCGGCGACCCGGCCACGCCCCGGCATGGCGCCCACCCGCGGCGGCCCTCCTCGCGTGGGCCCTGGGGCTCCACGCCGTCGGCTGCGATTCGAGGGACCGGCCCCAGGAGGCCGCCAACCGGACCGAGGCGCGACAACCAGCGCCTCCCGCCCCCGTCGCCTCGAGGCCGCCCGATCCCCCGAAGCCGGGCCCCGGGGCCCAGACCTACGAGCACCAGGGAGTCCGGGTCGCCTTCGAGCTGCTGCCGGCCCGCGGCGCCGAATCCGCGGAGGAGGGGCTCCGCGAGGGCCGCGATGCGGTCTTCCGGTTCACGATCACCGGGGACGCCGACGGCGTGGGTGTCGCCAAGTCCCATCCCGCGGCCTGGCTCGTGCCGCGGGTCGAGGGGGAAGGCCGGGAGGCCCTGGACGCCGCCAGGATGATCGCCCGGTTCCTCCGCGGGGATCGCTTCAGCCGGCCCAGCCTCGACCTCAACGTCTTCTACGCGTTGACCATGAACGACGACGCGACGGTGACGGTCGTCGACCCGTTCTTCGGGTTCGGCAACACGAAGCTGCTGACGATGGTCCGCCTCAAGGGGAACGCCGCCGACTGGGTGCTCTCGGGCGACGGCTCCCGGCTCTACGTCTCGTGCCCGTCCGCGAATCAGGTCGCCGTCGTGGACACGGCGACGTGGTCGGAGGTCGCCGCGATCGACGGGCTCGACCGGCCGACCCGCCTGGCCCTCCAGCCCGACGGCCACTACCTCTGGGCCGCCCTGGACGACCCCGCACGGCCAGGGATCGCCGCGATCTCCACGGAGGGGCCCAGGCTGGCGGGGCGGATCGCGACGGGCAGGGGGGCCCACGAGCTCGCCTTCGACGGGGGCGGGCGGCACGTCTTCGTCACCAACGGCGGCGACGGCACGGTCTCCGTCGTCGACGTCGCGCGGCTGGCCAGGGTGGCGGACCTGCCGACGGGCCCCGCGCCGCGGTCGATCGCCTGGTCGGGCGCCTCGCAGATGGTGTACGTCGCCGACTCGCAGGACGGCTCGGTGACGATCCTCTCGCCGGAGGACCTGAAGGTCGTGGGCCGCGCGGTGGCGGAGCCCGGGATCACGCAGCTCCGGTTCTCGCCCGACGGCACGGTCGGCCTGGCGGTCAACCCCGGGGCGTGCGCGGTCCACGTCCTGGACGCGGCAGCGGGCCGATTCGTCCAGAGGGCGGGGACGGACAAGAATCCCGACCAGGTCGTCTTCGCCGGCACGCTGGCCTACGTCCGCCACCTCGACAGCCCGATCGTCCAGATCATCCCCCTCGGCGGGCTCGGGGAGGAAGGCCGGCCGGTCTCCGTGATCGACTTCCCGGCGGGGCAGAAGGCGCCGTCGGCCCGGAAGGTCGAGCCCAGCCTGGCGGCCTCGATCGCCCCGGTCCCGGGCGACGACGCGGTCCTGGTGGCCAACCCGTCCGACCGCACCATCTATTACTACAAGCAGGGGATGTCGGCCCCGATGGGGAGCTTCTCGAACTACGGCAGGATGCCCCGCGCGACGCTGACCCTGGACCGCAGCCTGCGCGAGCGGAGCCCGGGCGTCTACGAGACGGTGGGCCGGCTGGGCTTGGCGGGGGAGTACAACTTGGCGTTCCTGCTCGATTCGCCCCGCATCACCCATTACTTCGCCGTCAAGGTCCTCCCCGACCCGACGCGCCGGAAACGGGCGGGGGCCGACCTGGTCGTGAAGGCGCTCGAGGCGCCCGCCGCGACGGCCGGGACGCCGGTCGAGATCCGCTTCCGCATCACCGACCGGGCGACGGGCTCGCCGGCGGGCAGGCTCGGGGACGTCACGGTCCTCTCCATGGCCCCCGGCGGAGCCCAGCGCCGCCTGCCCGCCGCGGCCTCCGGCCACGATCCCGGCGTCTATTCCGTCCGATGGATCCCGCCCCGGCCCGGCACGCACTATCTCTACGCCCAGTCCGCGTCCGGCGGCCTCGACGTCAACCGGCATTGGTTCCTCACCGTGGAAGCGAAGGAGTCGAGATGA
- a CDS encoding cupredoxin domain-containing protein, whose translation MRRPGGLSSFLAIVPAALLLLGAGSRAARSDTIEVDGVIAGGMVKWVVGGSDATNVAVKPGDEVVWKAVSGTHGALFDAQATAESLLAFQSGGGLPALGPQTAVADGAMGWGTPPLPAGSTLARATVKAGVPAGATLGFFCTQHGRMMSGSLKVPTATNVIQIDGVIQGGTPTWMVGTKAAADVEVKSGDTIAWRAVSGTHGVVFDTQAQAEAFLSFEGGGGLPALGPQTVGTETVWGTAPQAAGTILAQATVKPGLPPGTTLGFFCSRHGRHMGGMLARPPLKLAPNDSPKDPSGLDDPRIKRVVKAQVVALDYGFLCNRLGTAMPQGMIFALKRDVVPNSSDPKASIGAGCVTLRPGKRARPVVLRANVGDCLEITFTNLLSESPPKVPFPLEHPATRTAGVHVSGMELIGTVDSDASYVGLNLDGQAAANSSDCKPGETKIYRFYARAEGAFLLYSTAAQLGASLDAAQLTAGLFGSVTVEPEGAEWYRSQVTRKDLELASKPNRRGPHGHPVIDYDATYPAGTSYEDLSPDGGGLKTPIPAGTPILRMTKPAPDDHGKPALEIVHSDLTAIVTGPYQGLLPEPAGRPNPVYPDARKPYREFSIHYHDALTAVQAFPEFNPPGPGQPETRTSSAMSAGQDNFAINYGMAGIGAEIWANRIKVGPMARSVESKYEEFFLSSWVVGDPAMIVDHPANSQYQRDFQPQIAAVTGGHAAGHAAAADAPAGDAGGGHGPSEPLPPAAEAAPPATGAARPLMSSRSSPPVPRGFPRRRPPEEDVGLEAVETPAAATKAYFPDDPSNVYHSYLNDHVRFRVLHAGGNITHVHHLHAHQWLRTPGSDESLLLDSQTITPGDGFTQEIIYGSGNRNLTVGDSIFHCHFYPHFAQGMWSLWRTHDVFEAGTPLDPDGRAAADSRALPDGEIERGTPIPAVVPIPTLPMAPIPAPVKIVKVGDPSRPNELSGYKAVPVDPGSQDNPGYPFFVPGVGGRRSPHPPLDFAVDGGVTLDGGLPRHIIMGGDVSYQKQNAYDFTKLNEHLSAVELPEQGTPEEQVAMAFHELKSHPTDTPDGGTGLFLTNGKPRAPGAPYADPTGGPYTKPEELGGHVVYKAADIQLDVVLNKSGWHYPQQRILSLWGDVRDTLENRRIAEPLFFRANSGDVVEYWQANLVPNVYELDDFQVRTPTDVIGQHIHLVKFDVTSSDGGANGFNYEDGTFSPDEVRERIEAINKAGGIFLPGLSGRKTLKAKPIPFFGPGAPIVDVNGNHVNAWDGAQATVQRWFADPITDNPQPPKSPKDRTLRSVFTHDHLGPSTHQQAGLYAALLVEPRGSSWSDSSTGLALGGRDAAPYDSGTGSPTKDGGPTSWQAIIASADKASSYREFALELQDTQLAYKSGSVSPPSAPVAYQKYQAEIPSPFPPTFGWTDPSNAINPPKLRDNNKVNQPTLITSGPEPGTRSINYRSEPISARIAPPNLNPMDPSHAFASIARNDPLLNNQGDPQNPIGPGSSFKYPNAYPGAGPLDPYTPLLRAYENDDVQVRVLIGAHFLPHSFNLHGLRWLQEAGNPDSGYVSTQVMSISEHYEMLFRLPPSAAKQLVPTTPPAADYLYMASSDTRGLLNGNWGILRAYQGKADSLAPLPTNPGMAAPSGALANVQKFYDGLVAAGKVKDFEVFAVSPASVKNADGTANPDGLVYYNRGSSKLNDPSAVVYVTKDDYDDANNQFKPGYIPEPLVLRANAGDLIRVKLTNRIALPGANGGRQRAGLHPQLLSYDVTTSDGFNGGNNANQTAEAPGDSVSYTWYAGEIDAAGNGRPVEFGAVNLTPSDPASSPSESQANHGLFGALVIEPEGATWVADTDSRAQATVTLGGDKGQFREFVLMIQDNVPASSAMILQAINYRTEPIAYRFNYQTDQAFPDFNAIDITDATSDLPSVVVPDPKMPNFSDPQTPIFHAPQKLPVRFRVLHPGGNSYTPFTIHGHVWNWTPTKKGTESRVLGNDSPSLRIGTLGSVPPNSQFNILLDHAGGEAGIVGDYLYRGFESTELQAGLWGIFRVGKEGADQINVRSVLLQGNLITVSGRVWKKLNAPGFAKEVSLLDAGGQAVGNPATVNPADGTFQLTAVVSQPIGAYQLSSSDGGTARLVVQPVQVKKVKPQLPAEARDRRPEDATRFLPQEMPLKP comes from the coding sequence ATGAGAAGGCCAGGTGGGTTGTCGAGCTTCTTGGCGATCGTTCCGGCGGCCCTGCTGCTCCTGGGCGCGGGAAGCCGTGCGGCCCGCTCGGATACGATCGAGGTGGACGGGGTGATCGCCGGCGGGATGGTGAAGTGGGTGGTCGGCGGCAGCGACGCGACGAACGTGGCGGTCAAGCCGGGGGACGAGGTGGTCTGGAAGGCCGTCTCGGGCACCCACGGCGCGCTCTTCGACGCGCAGGCGACGGCCGAGTCGCTCCTGGCCTTCCAGTCCGGCGGGGGGCTGCCGGCGCTGGGGCCGCAGACGGCGGTGGCCGACGGGGCCATGGGCTGGGGGACGCCGCCGCTGCCGGCGGGCAGCACGCTGGCCCGGGCGACGGTCAAGGCGGGCGTGCCGGCGGGGGCCACGCTGGGCTTCTTCTGCACCCAGCACGGCCGCATGATGAGCGGCTCCCTGAAGGTCCCGACCGCCACGAACGTCATCCAGATCGACGGCGTGATCCAGGGCGGCACCCCGACCTGGATGGTCGGCACGAAGGCGGCGGCGGACGTGGAGGTGAAGTCCGGCGACACGATCGCCTGGAGGGCCGTCTCGGGCACGCACGGGGTGGTCTTCGACACCCAGGCGCAGGCCGAGGCGTTCCTCTCCTTCGAGGGCGGCGGCGGCCTGCCGGCCCTGGGCCCGCAGACGGTCGGCACCGAAACCGTGTGGGGCACCGCCCCGCAGGCCGCCGGGACGATCCTGGCGCAGGCCACCGTCAAGCCGGGCTTGCCGCCGGGCACCACGCTGGGCTTCTTCTGCAGCCGGCACGGCCGTCACATGGGCGGCATGCTCGCCCGGCCCCCCCTGAAGCTCGCGCCCAATGACAGCCCGAAGGACCCGAGCGGGCTGGATGACCCGCGGATCAAGCGCGTCGTCAAGGCGCAGGTCGTCGCCCTGGACTACGGGTTCCTCTGCAACCGCCTGGGGACGGCGATGCCGCAGGGGATGATCTTCGCGCTGAAGCGGGACGTGGTCCCCAACTCGTCGGATCCGAAGGCTTCGATCGGCGCCGGCTGCGTGACGCTCCGCCCGGGCAAGCGGGCCCGGCCCGTGGTGCTGCGGGCCAACGTGGGCGATTGCCTGGAGATCACGTTCACGAACCTGCTGAGCGAGTCTCCGCCCAAGGTCCCGTTCCCCCTGGAGCACCCCGCGACGCGCACGGCCGGCGTGCACGTCTCGGGCATGGAGCTCATCGGCACCGTCGACTCCGACGCCTCCTACGTGGGGCTGAACCTGGACGGCCAGGCGGCGGCGAACTCGTCCGACTGCAAGCCGGGCGAGACGAAGATCTACCGCTTCTACGCACGCGCCGAGGGGGCCTTCCTGCTGTACAGCACGGCCGCGCAGCTCGGGGCGAGCCTCGACGCCGCGCAGCTCACCGCCGGGCTGTTCGGCTCGGTCACCGTCGAGCCGGAAGGGGCCGAATGGTATCGCAGCCAGGTGACCAGGAAGGACCTCGAGCTCGCCTCGAAGCCGAACCGTCGGGGCCCGCATGGCCACCCGGTCATCGACTACGATGCGACCTACCCCGCCGGCACGAGCTACGAGGACCTCTCGCCCGACGGCGGCGGGCTGAAGACGCCGATCCCGGCCGGCACGCCGATCCTCAGGATGACGAAGCCCGCCCCGGACGACCACGGGAAGCCGGCCCTCGAGATCGTCCACTCCGACCTCACCGCGATCGTCACCGGGCCGTACCAGGGCCTCCTGCCCGAGCCCGCGGGGCGTCCCAATCCGGTCTACCCGGACGCGAGGAAGCCCTACCGGGAATTCTCGATCCACTATCACGACGCCCTGACCGCCGTGCAGGCGTTCCCGGAGTTCAACCCGCCCGGCCCCGGGCAGCCCGAGACCCGGACGTCGTCGGCGATGTCGGCGGGGCAGGACAACTTCGCCATCAACTACGGGATGGCGGGCATCGGCGCCGAGATCTGGGCGAATCGCATCAAGGTCGGCCCCATGGCGCGGAGCGTCGAGTCGAAGTACGAGGAGTTCTTCCTCAGCTCCTGGGTCGTCGGCGACCCGGCCATGATCGTGGACCATCCGGCGAACAGCCAGTACCAGCGCGACTTCCAGCCGCAGATCGCCGCCGTGACGGGCGGCCACGCGGCCGGGCACGCCGCCGCCGCCGATGCCCCGGCCGGCGACGCCGGGGGCGGGCACGGCCCGAGCGAGCCGCTCCCCCCCGCCGCCGAGGCCGCCCCGCCGGCCACGGGAGCCGCGAGGCCCCTCATGTCGTCGAGGTCCTCGCCGCCGGTCCCCCGGGGCTTCCCCCGGCGGAGGCCCCCGGAGGAGGACGTGGGGCTGGAGGCCGTCGAGACCCCCGCCGCCGCGACCAAGGCCTACTTCCCCGACGACCCGTCCAACGTCTATCACAGCTACCTGAATGATCACGTCCGCTTCCGCGTCCTGCACGCGGGGGGGAACATCACCCACGTCCACCACCTGCACGCCCACCAGTGGCTGCGGACGCCGGGCAGCGACGAGAGCCTGCTCCTGGACAGCCAGACGATCACCCCGGGCGACGGCTTCACCCAGGAGATCATCTACGGCAGCGGGAACCGCAACCTGACCGTGGGCGACTCGATCTTCCACTGCCACTTCTATCCCCACTTCGCCCAGGGGATGTGGTCGCTCTGGCGCACGCACGACGTCTTCGAGGCCGGCACGCCGCTCGACCCGGACGGTCGCGCCGCGGCGGACTCCCGGGCGCTGCCCGACGGCGAGATCGAGCGCGGCACGCCGATCCCGGCGGTCGTGCCCATCCCCACGCTGCCGATGGCCCCGATCCCCGCGCCCGTCAAGATCGTCAAGGTGGGGGACCCGAGCCGCCCCAACGAGCTGTCGGGGTACAAGGCGGTCCCGGTCGACCCCGGGTCCCAGGATAACCCCGGGTATCCCTTCTTCGTCCCGGGCGTCGGCGGGCGCCGGTCGCCCCATCCCCCGCTCGACTTCGCCGTCGACGGCGGCGTGACGCTCGACGGCGGCCTGCCGCGGCACATCATCATGGGCGGGGACGTCTCCTACCAGAAGCAGAACGCCTACGACTTCACCAAGCTGAACGAGCACCTCAGCGCCGTCGAGCTGCCGGAGCAGGGGACGCCGGAGGAGCAGGTCGCCATGGCGTTCCACGAGCTCAAGTCCCACCCGACGGACACGCCCGACGGGGGGACCGGGCTGTTCCTCACCAACGGCAAGCCCCGGGCCCCCGGCGCCCCGTATGCCGACCCGACCGGCGGTCCGTACACGAAGCCCGAGGAGCTCGGCGGCCATGTCGTCTACAAGGCCGCCGACATCCAGCTCGACGTGGTGCTCAACAAGAGCGGGTGGCACTACCCGCAGCAGCGGATCCTGTCGCTCTGGGGCGACGTGCGCGACACCCTGGAGAACAGGCGGATCGCCGAGCCGCTGTTCTTCCGGGCCAACAGCGGGGACGTCGTCGAGTACTGGCAGGCCAACCTCGTGCCGAACGTCTACGAGCTGGACGACTTCCAGGTCCGGACGCCGACCGACGTGATCGGCCAGCACATCCACCTGGTGAAGTTCGACGTGACCTCGTCCGACGGCGGGGCCAACGGCTTCAACTACGAGGACGGCACGTTCAGCCCCGACGAGGTCCGCGAGCGGATCGAGGCCATCAACAAGGCCGGCGGCATCTTCCTGCCGGGCCTGAGCGGCAGGAAGACGCTGAAGGCCAAGCCAATCCCCTTCTTCGGCCCGGGGGCCCCGATCGTCGACGTCAACGGCAACCACGTCAACGCCTGGGACGGCGCCCAGGCGACCGTCCAGCGGTGGTTCGCCGACCCGATCACCGACAACCCGCAGCCGCCGAAGTCGCCGAAGGACAGGACGCTGCGCAGCGTCTTCACCCACGACCACCTCGGCCCCTCGACCCACCAGCAGGCGGGCCTCTACGCCGCGCTCCTCGTGGAGCCGCGGGGCTCGAGCTGGAGCGACTCGTCGACCGGCCTCGCCCTGGGCGGCCGCGACGCCGCGCCGTACGATTCGGGGACGGGCTCGCCGACGAAGGACGGGGGCCCCACGAGCTGGCAGGCCATCATCGCCTCGGCCGACAAGGCCAGCAGCTACCGCGAGTTCGCGCTCGAGCTGCAGGATACGCAGCTCGCCTACAAGAGCGGGAGTGTCTCGCCGCCTTCCGCGCCGGTGGCTTATCAGAAGTATCAAGCAGAGATTCCCAGCCCGTTCCCGCCGACCTTCGGCTGGACGGATCCGAGCAATGCGATCAACCCGCCCAAGCTCCGGGACAACAACAAGGTCAACCAGCCGACGCTGATCACGTCCGGCCCCGAGCCCGGCACCCGCTCGATCAACTATCGGAGCGAGCCGATCTCCGCCCGGATCGCCCCCCCGAACCTCAACCCGATGGACCCCTCGCACGCGTTCGCATCGATCGCGAGGAACGACCCGCTCCTCAATAATCAGGGCGACCCGCAGAATCCGATCGGGCCCGGATCCAGCTTCAAGTACCCGAATGCGTACCCGGGTGCCGGCCCGCTCGATCCCTACACGCCCCTGCTGCGGGCCTACGAGAACGACGACGTCCAGGTCCGCGTCCTCATCGGCGCGCATTTCCTGCCCCACTCGTTCAACCTGCACGGGTTGAGGTGGCTCCAGGAGGCCGGCAATCCGGACTCCGGGTACGTCAGCACGCAGGTCATGTCCATCTCCGAGCATTACGAGATGCTGTTCCGCCTCCCGCCGAGCGCGGCGAAGCAGCTCGTGCCGACGACGCCGCCCGCGGCCGATTACCTCTACATGGCCAGCTCGGACACCCGCGGCCTGCTCAACGGCAACTGGGGCATCCTGCGGGCCTACCAGGGCAAGGCCGATTCCCTCGCGCCGCTGCCCACCAATCCCGGCATGGCCGCCCCGTCCGGCGCGCTCGCCAACGTCCAGAAGTTCTACGACGGACTGGTGGCCGCCGGGAAGGTGAAGGACTTCGAGGTCTTCGCCGTCTCGCCCGCGAGCGTGAAGAACGCCGACGGCACGGCGAACCCGGACGGCCTGGTCTACTACAACCGGGGGAGCAGCAAGCTCAACGACCCGTCCGCGGTCGTGTACGTGACGAAGGATGACTACGACGACGCGAACAACCAGTTCAAGCCCGGCTACATCCCCGAGCCGCTCGTGCTCAGGGCCAATGCGGGCGACCTCATCCGCGTCAAGCTGACCAACAGGATCGCCCTCCCGGGGGCGAACGGCGGCCGCCAGAGGGCCGGGCTGCATCCCCAGCTCCTCAGCTACGACGTCACGACCTCCGACGGCTTCAACGGCGGCAACAACGCGAACCAGACGGCGGAGGCGCCCGGGGATTCCGTCTCCTACACCTGGTATGCCGGCGAGATCGACGCCGCCGGGAACGGCCGGCCCGTCGAGTTCGGGGCCGTCAACCTGACGCCGAGCGACCCGGCCTCCAGCCCGAGCGAGTCGCAGGCCAACCACGGGCTCTTCGGCGCCCTGGTGATCGAGCCCGAGGGGGCCACCTGGGTCGCCGACACCGACAGCCGGGCCCAGGCCACCGTGACGCTCGGCGGCGACAAGGGGCAGTTCCGGGAGTTCGTCCTGATGATCCAGGACAACGTCCCCGCCTCCAGCGCGATGATCCTCCAGGCGATCAACTACAGGACCGAGCCGATCGCCTACCGGTTCAACTACCAGACGGACCAGGCGTTCCCCGACTTCAACGCGATCGACATCACGGACGCCACCTCCGACCTCCCCTCGGTGGTGGTCCCGGATCCCAAGATGCCGAACTTCTCCGACCCGCAGACTCCCATCTTCCACGCGCCGCAGAAGCTGCCGGTCCGGTTCCGGGTCCTCCACCCCGGCGGCAACTCCTACACCCCGTTCACCATCCACGGCCACGTGTGGAACTGGACGCCGACGAAGAAGGGGACCGAATCGCGGGTCCTCGGCAATGACTCGCCGTCGCTGCGGATCGGGACGCTGGGCAGCGTCCCCCCCAACTCCCAGTTCAACATCCTGCTCGACCATGCGGGGGGCGAGGCGGGGATCGTCGGCGACTACCTCTACCGGGGCTTCGAGAGCACCGAACTGCAGGCGGGCCTCTGGGGCATCTTCCGGGTGGGGAAGGAGGGCGCGGATCAGATCAACGTCCGATCGGTCCTCCTGCAGGGCAACCTCATCACGGTCAGCGGCAGGGTGTGGAAGAAGCTCAACGCGCCGGGCTTCGCCAAGGAGGTCTCGCTGCTCGACGCCGGGGGCCAGGCCGTCGGCAACCCGGCGACGGTCAACCCCGCGGACGGGACGTTCCAGTTGACGGCGGTCGTCAGCCAGCCGATCGGGGCCTATCAGCTCTCGTCCTCGGACGGCGGCACGGCCCGGCTCGTCGTGCAGCCCGTGCAGGTGAAGAAGGTCAAGCCCCAACTGCCGGCGGAAGCCCGCGACCGACGCCCCGAGGACGCCACCCGCTTCCTCCCGCAGGAGATGCCACTCAAACCGTGA
- a CDS encoding acyl-CoA dehydrogenase family protein, whose protein sequence is MTTSPHGSGGELIERISALARGKFAARADRYDREAAFPAEDFEDLFRAGLLAPAAPRELGGLGLGPESGLYTLWMLTKELARADMALARCWEGHVNCQVLLSALADERQQRRWFEGIVGRGEIWAAWSGEPQARIPGQKARFGTAVRPVTGGYLVDGTKVFATGSRTARWAILLVNLQGPGGARHSSAVDGLLLLACDLADPSVQFDESWWDPIGMRGTVSYLVRFRETFIPAENRIGHPGQYLREGWQALFSPHYGATFLGGAEGACDYALDYIRAQDKAGDPYVQQRVATMALNLESAHLWLRRVADLWQARRAAEARSAGIRARYLLEAWATDTVRQALHTCGARGLIRPSPLERIYRDLSFYVLHDNSDQVLATIGREILGQSHDASFFNAPPRPASGDANGRRPES, encoded by the coding sequence ATGACGACATCTCCCCACGGGTCGGGCGGCGAGCTGATCGAGCGCATCTCGGCCCTGGCGCGGGGGAAGTTCGCCGCCCGCGCGGATCGCTACGACCGCGAGGCGGCGTTCCCCGCCGAGGACTTCGAGGACCTCTTCCGGGCCGGGCTGCTCGCGCCGGCCGCCCCCCGCGAGCTCGGCGGCCTGGGGCTGGGCCCCGAGTCCGGCCTCTACACGCTGTGGATGCTGACCAAGGAGCTGGCCAGGGCCGACATGGCCCTGGCCCGATGCTGGGAGGGGCACGTCAACTGCCAGGTCCTGCTCAGCGCCCTGGCCGACGAGCGGCAGCAGCGTCGGTGGTTCGAGGGCATCGTCGGGCGCGGCGAGATCTGGGCCGCCTGGAGCGGCGAGCCCCAGGCGCGAATCCCCGGCCAGAAGGCCCGGTTCGGGACCGCCGTGCGGCCGGTGACGGGCGGCTACCTCGTCGACGGGACCAAGGTCTTCGCGACCGGCTCGCGGACGGCGAGGTGGGCGATCCTGCTGGTGAACCTCCAGGGCCCGGGGGGCGCCCGGCACTCCTCCGCCGTCGACGGGCTCCTCCTGCTGGCCTGCGACCTGGCCGACCCCAGCGTCCAGTTCGACGAGTCGTGGTGGGATCCGATCGGGATGCGCGGGACGGTCAGCTATCTCGTCCGCTTCCGCGAGACGTTCATCCCGGCGGAGAATCGGATCGGCCACCCGGGACAGTACCTCCGCGAGGGGTGGCAGGCCCTGTTCAGCCCCCATTACGGGGCGACCTTCCTGGGCGGGGCGGAGGGCGCCTGCGATTATGCGCTCGATTACATCCGCGCCCAGGACAAGGCGGGCGACCCCTACGTCCAGCAGCGGGTCGCGACCATGGCCCTCAACCTGGAGAGCGCCCACCTCTGGCTCCGGCGGGTCGCCGACCTCTGGCAGGCTCGCCGCGCCGCCGAGGCGAGATCGGCGGGCATCCGCGCCCGCTACCTGCTGGAGGCATGGGCGACGGACACCGTCCGGCAGGCCCTGCACACCTGCGGGGCCCGCGGGCTGATCCGGCCGAGCCCGCTGGAGCGGATCTATCGCGACCTGTCCTTCTACGTGCTCCACGACAATTCCGACCAGGTCCTCGCGACGATCGGCCGCGAGATCCTCGGCCAGTCGCACGACGCGTCGTTCTTCAACGCCCCGCCCCGCCCGGCCTCCGGCGACGCGAACGGCCGGCGGCCCGAATCCTAG
- a CDS encoding DUF1559 domain-containing protein — protein sequence MARRRGFTLIELLVVIAIISVLIGLLLPAVQSAREAARRVQCTNNLKQMGLALHNYEGSTGSFPSGVISALANPSWTMPPGQCTAFPADIGPGWSLFALMSPYLEQQVLTNSLNFSLTIADPSNQTTRQTRIATYVCPSDDATTGVSMYDCGDPPVASNLPQPVLPNLGPNSYVGCLGGATGGYPTSLVGCYEYQPFNGIFHRNSRVRIADITDGTSNTVGIGERDDYFVTTTWVGVIPGAEAIYNPQRGKGCSNWRPPLVAVLAHGRQFTVNAPDASPGAFQSQHPAGGNFLFMDGSVRFVKSTMSLPTMWAICTRNLGEIISGEAN from the coding sequence ATGGCGCGCAGGCGGGGCTTCACGCTGATCGAGCTGCTGGTCGTGATCGCGATCATCTCCGTCCTGATCGGGCTGCTCCTGCCCGCCGTCCAGTCGGCCCGCGAGGCGGCCCGGCGGGTGCAGTGCACCAACAACCTCAAGCAGATGGGCCTGGCCCTGCACAACTACGAGGGCTCCACCGGCTCCTTCCCCTCGGGGGTCATCTCGGCCCTCGCGAACCCGAGCTGGACCATGCCCCCCGGGCAATGCACGGCCTTCCCCGCCGACATCGGGCCGGGCTGGAGCCTCTTCGCGCTGATGTCGCCTTACCTGGAGCAGCAGGTCCTGACCAACTCGCTGAACTTCAGCCTGACGATCGCCGACCCGAGCAACCAGACGACGCGCCAGACGCGGATCGCGACCTACGTGTGCCCGAGCGACGATGCGACGACCGGCGTGTCGATGTACGACTGCGGCGATCCGCCCGTCGCGAGCAATCTACCGCAGCCCGTCCTGCCCAACCTCGGTCCGAATAGCTACGTCGGCTGCCTGGGCGGCGCCACCGGCGGCTACCCCACGTCGCTCGTCGGCTGCTACGAGTATCAACCCTTCAACGGCATCTTCCACCGGAACAGCCGGGTCCGCATCGCGGACATCACCGACGGGACCTCGAACACGGTCGGCATCGGCGAGCGCGACGACTATTTCGTGACCACGACCTGGGTCGGCGTGATCCCCGGGGCCGAGGCCATCTACAACCCGCAACGGGGCAAGGGCTGCAGCAACTGGCGGCCTCCGCTGGTCGCCGTCCTGGCCCACGGCCGCCAGTTCACCGTCAACGCACCGGACGCCAGCCCGGGGGCCTTCCAGTCGCAGCACCCGGCCGGCGGCAACTTCCTGTTCATGGACGGCTCGGTCCGGTTCGTGAAGTCCACCATGAGCCTCCCCACCATGTGGGCGATCTGCACGCGGAATCTCGGCGAGATCATCTCGGGCGAGGCCAACTGA